The Erythrolamprus reginae isolate rEryReg1 chromosome 3, rEryReg1.hap1, whole genome shotgun sequence genome contains a region encoding:
- the LOC139165844 gene encoding carboxymethylenebutenolidase homolog codes for MTSGDLPFQYDIGRRRNYEGRGQEVQIQNFKAYVCQPASDTNTAVILVHDIFGWQFPDTRYVADIIASKGYTTICPDFFLGKAPWTPNDRWQNFGDWLKDRDPMKVDKTVDMVLKYLKEQYNAIRIGIVGFSWGGMAVHHVMLTNPELKAGVSLYGIIRDSETRYNLLNPTFFIFGEKDHTISPQQISLLEEKLAEYCKVNYKIKVYPEQAHGFAQCKPEDMKPKDVPYTEQARMDLTEWLNCYVMF; via the exons atgaccagTGGAGATTTGCCTTTCCAATATGACATCGGAAGAAGAAGGAATTATGAAGGGCGTGGCCAGGAAGTGCAAATTCAGAACTTCAAAGCATATGTTTGTCAACCTGCTTCTGATACAAACACAGCTGTGATTTTGGTTCATGACATATTTGGGTGGCAATTCCCAGACACAAGATATGTTGCTGATATAATTGCTTCTAAGGGATACAC AACCATCTGCCCAGATTTTTTTCTGGGAAAGGCACCCTGGACACCTAATGATCGTTGGCAGAATTTTGGAGACTGGTTAAAGGATCGAGATCCTATGAAAGTGGACAA GACAGTCGATATGGTCTTGAAATATTTAAAAGAGCAGTATAATGCAATCAGGATCGGTATTGTTGGATTTTCCTGGGGTGGAATGGCTGTACATCACGTGATGCTAACAAATCCTGAATTAAAGGCTGGAGTCTCCCTCTATG GAATTATTAGAGATTCTGAAACTAGATATAATTTACTGAATCCGACCTTTTTCATTTTTGGCGAGAAAGATCATACAATTTCACCTCAACAG ATCTCATTGCTGGAGGAAAAACTTGCAGAATATTGTAAAGTAAACTATAAAATTAAAGTATATCCTGAACAAGCTCATGGTTTTGCACAGTGTAAGCCTGAAGACATGAAGCCCAAAGATGTACCATACACCGAACAAGCAAGAATGGATTTAACAGAATGGCTGAACTGCTATGTTATGTTTTAA